A DNA window from Mya arenaria isolate MELC-2E11 chromosome 17, ASM2691426v1 contains the following coding sequences:
- the LOC128223948 gene encoding interferon-induced protein 44-like isoform X2, whose protein sequence is MAGKLSREQKDQLEDWIGQGPKTFRLLYAITRDGCSAGTFHTKCDKQGPTVTVLYNPSGSVYGGYTSTDWNRNLSGFSSDAAAFLFQLAFSGKTTMAKFCVKDPTQSIFNYPSHGPLFGSNNLFPFYDSVQESKGVFKLNGNNSFSTCYNMDGVPSWAEINNGNLDVNELEVYQLTEGRESDVQLDRSWRTVPDLNDKTLSELTTAIQGQKTPRKAKMAGYRLTLFGLVGSGKSSYCNTIMTAFQGRVSHRAACGKGDTSVTNTYHPYTVKTEACGLLSFKLCDTRGISNKACLDLTEYKHLVQGHMPEYYEFNPEVELSLDDSHFVLRPNLEDKTHCVVFVLDASSLDGLSAEILQKLRALKMFCIRKGVSQAILLTHIELIDPELGGDLSTVFKSAQVAESVKKASDLLGLPRNSIHPVKNYECEVASDEKINCLALLAFQQILYAAEDGVENLLMKRESASNKPGRELVEVCGSECVDESSK, encoded by the exons ATGGCGGGAAAACTTTCACGAGAACAGAAGGATCAACTTGAGGATTGGATTGGACAGGGCCCGAAGACCTTCCGCTTGTTGTACGCAATTACACGAGATGGTTGCTCGGCGGGGACCTTCCACACAAAATGTGACAAACAAGGACCCACTGTGACTGTACTGTATAATCCCTCGGGGTCCGTGTACGGGGGATACACCTCAACGGATTGGAATAGAAATTTGAGTGGTTTCAGCAGTGATGCAGCTGCATTTTTATTCCAACTAGCTTTCTCTGGAAAGACAACAATGGCAAAATTCTGCGTTAAAGATCCTACCCAAAGTATCTTTAATTACCCGAGTCACGGACCCTTATTTGGTTCAAATAATCTTTTCCCATTCTACGATTCCGTTCAAGAATCAAAAGGTGTTTTCAAACTGAACGGAAACAACTCTTTTTCTACGTGCTATAACATGGATGGAGTACCATCGTGGGCAGAGATTAACAACGGAAACTTGGACGTCAATGAGCTAGAAGTGTATCAACTTACAG AAGGAAGGGAATCAGACGTTCAACTGGACAGAAGCTGGCGAACAGTTCCTGACCTGAACGACAAG ACACTTTCTGAACTTACTACAGCAATTCAGGGCCAAAAAACTCCAAGAAAAGCGAAAATGGCCGGCTACAGACTGACCCTTTTTGGACTTGTTGGTTCCGGCAAGTCCAGTTACTGTAACACGATAATGACCGCCTTCCAGGGCCGGGTTAGTCACAGGGCCGCATGTGGGAAAGGGGATACAAGCGTCACAAATACG TATCACCCATACACGGTGAAGACGGAGGCTTGTGGACTTCTGAGTTTCAAGCTGTGTGACACACGAGGAATATCAAACAAGGCATGCCTGGATTTGACGGAGTACAAGCACCTTGTACAAGGACATATGCCAGAATATTATGAG TTTAATCCCGAAGTCGAGTTATCACTGGACGATTCGCATTTCGTCTTGCGGCCCAACCTTGAAGACAAGACCCACTGCGTGGTTTTTGTGCTGGACGCTTCGTCCCTTGACGGTCTGTCCGCTGAAATACTGCAGAAGCTTCGTGCCTTGAAAATGTTCTGTATCAGGAAAG GCGTATCTCAAGCAATCCTCTTGACTCACATTGAACTGATAGACCCTGAACTTGGCGGGGATTTGTCAACCGTCTTCAAGAGCGCCCAAGTTGCAGAGAGTGTTAAGAAAGCATCAGATCTTCTTGGACTTCCGCGAAACTCAATCCATCCCGTGAAGAACTATGAATGTGAAGTCGCCTCCGATGAGAAGATAAATTGTCTGGCTCTGCTTGCTTTTCAACAAATTCTTTATGCTGCCGAAGATGGAGTGGAAAATTTGCTGATGAAGAGAGAATCCGCTAGTAACAAACCTGGCAGAGAACTTGTGGAGGTTTGCGGCTCCGAGTGTGTGGATGAGTCTTCAAAGTAG
- the LOC128223948 gene encoding interferon-induced protein 44-like isoform X1 yields the protein MITYSKELIMAGKLSREQKDQLEDWIGQGPKTFRLLYAITRDGCSAGTFHTKCDKQGPTVTVLYNPSGSVYGGYTSTDWNRNLSGFSSDAAAFLFQLAFSGKTTMAKFCVKDPTQSIFNYPSHGPLFGSNNLFPFYDSVQESKGVFKLNGNNSFSTCYNMDGVPSWAEINNGNLDVNELEVYQLTEGRESDVQLDRSWRTVPDLNDKTLSELTTAIQGQKTPRKAKMAGYRLTLFGLVGSGKSSYCNTIMTAFQGRVSHRAACGKGDTSVTNTYHPYTVKTEACGLLSFKLCDTRGISNKACLDLTEYKHLVQGHMPEYYEFNPEVELSLDDSHFVLRPNLEDKTHCVVFVLDASSLDGLSAEILQKLRALKMFCIRKGVSQAILLTHIELIDPELGGDLSTVFKSAQVAESVKKASDLLGLPRNSIHPVKNYECEVASDEKINCLALLAFQQILYAAEDGVENLLMKRESASNKPGRELVEVCGSECVDESSK from the exons GAACTCATTATGGCGGGAAAACTTTCACGAGAACAGAAGGATCAACTTGAGGATTGGATTGGACAGGGCCCGAAGACCTTCCGCTTGTTGTACGCAATTACACGAGATGGTTGCTCGGCGGGGACCTTCCACACAAAATGTGACAAACAAGGACCCACTGTGACTGTACTGTATAATCCCTCGGGGTCCGTGTACGGGGGATACACCTCAACGGATTGGAATAGAAATTTGAGTGGTTTCAGCAGTGATGCAGCTGCATTTTTATTCCAACTAGCTTTCTCTGGAAAGACAACAATGGCAAAATTCTGCGTTAAAGATCCTACCCAAAGTATCTTTAATTACCCGAGTCACGGACCCTTATTTGGTTCAAATAATCTTTTCCCATTCTACGATTCCGTTCAAGAATCAAAAGGTGTTTTCAAACTGAACGGAAACAACTCTTTTTCTACGTGCTATAACATGGATGGAGTACCATCGTGGGCAGAGATTAACAACGGAAACTTGGACGTCAATGAGCTAGAAGTGTATCAACTTACAG AAGGAAGGGAATCAGACGTTCAACTGGACAGAAGCTGGCGAACAGTTCCTGACCTGAACGACAAG ACACTTTCTGAACTTACTACAGCAATTCAGGGCCAAAAAACTCCAAGAAAAGCGAAAATGGCCGGCTACAGACTGACCCTTTTTGGACTTGTTGGTTCCGGCAAGTCCAGTTACTGTAACACGATAATGACCGCCTTCCAGGGCCGGGTTAGTCACAGGGCCGCATGTGGGAAAGGGGATACAAGCGTCACAAATACG TATCACCCATACACGGTGAAGACGGAGGCTTGTGGACTTCTGAGTTTCAAGCTGTGTGACACACGAGGAATATCAAACAAGGCATGCCTGGATTTGACGGAGTACAAGCACCTTGTACAAGGACATATGCCAGAATATTATGAG TTTAATCCCGAAGTCGAGTTATCACTGGACGATTCGCATTTCGTCTTGCGGCCCAACCTTGAAGACAAGACCCACTGCGTGGTTTTTGTGCTGGACGCTTCGTCCCTTGACGGTCTGTCCGCTGAAATACTGCAGAAGCTTCGTGCCTTGAAAATGTTCTGTATCAGGAAAG GCGTATCTCAAGCAATCCTCTTGACTCACATTGAACTGATAGACCCTGAACTTGGCGGGGATTTGTCAACCGTCTTCAAGAGCGCCCAAGTTGCAGAGAGTGTTAAGAAAGCATCAGATCTTCTTGGACTTCCGCGAAACTCAATCCATCCCGTGAAGAACTATGAATGTGAAGTCGCCTCCGATGAGAAGATAAATTGTCTGGCTCTGCTTGCTTTTCAACAAATTCTTTATGCTGCCGAAGATGGAGTGGAAAATTTGCTGATGAAGAGAGAATCCGCTAGTAACAAACCTGGCAGAGAACTTGTGGAGGTTTGCGGCTCCGAGTGTGTGGATGAGTCTTCAAAGTAG